The sequence TTgttgtttgataaaataaagaGGAGAGAAGTTGAATTGCCagcattaaaaaagtattacccAGATTGCAAGCATGAAAAATGGTTGATAAAAGACCTCCTTGTGTGGATTAAAGACAATCTACTTAAGGAGAGACCGGAGTTatttttacaagtaatttttttattgatagccAAACTAATTGTTTAGTTGATGGTAGCTGGTAAGTCTACCATCTATTGTTGTGGTCACTTATTAGTGCTAACTATTTGGTGGTATAACTTTGCAAACTTGGCTAGGTAGGTACCTACTCATCACTAAACAGGAATACTTtagtattatagtttttttgtttgttgcaCGAGGGTGACAATGTAACTTTAGAAACAAGGTacttaacatctcagtttccgagatattggtgatgtaaggaatcatAAAAATTTGTTACAGTAGTAGTATCTATAGAAACTGAACTTACATAGGGAGCCCATATTTTTAAGGTTTCAATGAATCCATTTACCAAagtgaaataaattagtatatagCATTGTCCTCAGTGCCAATCTTGTGCAAATTCAACTCAATTGGTTCggtgaaatgtaaataaatacaataagatatatatatttttaaataaggaatttttttaagaaaaaaatagacttATACAAAATTTCGTGTCTATACTTTTGATGTTTGACTTCATCTGGAGCCAGTCTTGCCACCTTGATTTCAATTGTTCTCCTCCGCCATCATTTTAACCATTTTAGTTCGTAGCTATCCAGAGCGCTAATGGTTTTTCTAGTACAATTCCTGGTATGaccatatttttcttaaaaaaattgacCGAAGATTTAATGTATAAGGTTAATTGTAgagtattttgaaatatgtgtCTTTTTTTGTACTCGTATCTACTCCGAGTCCGATAAATTGACTAGAACTTTATTGGCCAATCAGAACTCTCGGTTGAAAACGTAAAATCTAATTAGGCTAGACACCCCTTTGGGGTTAAAGCATGAGAAAAAGTGTTGAACCATCGGAAATGGCCTAGATTCTGCCCAAAAGGGGCTAAAGTGACACTGTCTGCAGCCAATAAAGTGCAAAAATAGGTCTTACCTCACATAACATATCTTTGGAACTGAATCAAGTTTTAACTCCATAGGGTTTTTTTCCGCCTGCAAGATTTGATCGGACCAAACAAACATTGctagttaaattaaagtttgtaaattaaatttttattgtattggcGGACCTgcagatgggccacctgatggtaagtggtaaccaccgcccatagacaatggcgctgtaagaattattaaggtTCGGctaccaagatgttatgtcccttgtgcctgtagttacactggctcactcacccttcaaaccggaacacacaaatactgattactgctgtttggcggtagaatatctgatgagtgggtgctaccacAAACCCCTAAGTAAATGGCATATTTTACAACTATATAACTCTTGCTTCTGTTACAGGGTGACTCGGTCAGGCCGGGCATATTGGTGCTTATAAACGATGCGGATTGGGAACTCTACGGGGAGCTGGATTATGAACTTCAACAAAACGATACAATAATGTTCATATCTACATTACATGGAGGATGAATAAATGattagatattttgttttttattatatcttaggTTTAATTAACGCTTAGTTATCCAGGAGCGGTCGCAGCTGTAGTATCCACCCCcattgtcatatttat comes from Vanessa atalanta chromosome 30, ilVanAtal1.2, whole genome shotgun sequence and encodes:
- the LOC125075254 gene encoding ubiquitin-related modifier 1, which encodes MEPLKIHIQFGGGAELLFDKIKRREVELPALKKYYPDCKHEKWLIKDLLVWIKDNLLKERPELFLQGDSVRPGILVLINDADWELYGELDYELQQNDTIMFISTLHGG